The DNA window CCTGTGCAGAGAAGGGTGAGCTTGTGTGTTTGGCCACAGTGAGCTGAACAGAATTGCTCTGGGGGAAATGCAACGATGAACATGCCTGTGTCTGTTCTCCAGGCAAGTTTGGTTGTTAGTATGCCATCACAGATGGTGCCGCCGTGTAGTTTGCAGAATTGATCActctgaaattcaaaaagaacaaagaaatcaGACAACGGGCTATTCACGCAACAGATGTCAACAGtacttttttcataaaaatttctaaactgaaaatgttctttaaaaaaaaaaaacaacaacaaaaaaatggctAGTGTGGTGCCAAGCAAGAAGGCAAGGTTGTAAAAATGGCTTTTCTTTTACCAGAGACATGACAATCTACACTGGATTCTCTTCAcgtaaactgaaaaaaaaaattcactggaTTTGTGGCATTGGACCACCTCCTAACTACGGGATGGTGCGGTTGCCGGGATACAGGTCTTACTTTCTGACATTCATGTTGAGGATGCTCGTCACGGGCATGCTCTTTGGCCCAGGAGACGGGTGGAATATCTTTCCATCCTTGCTGGTGCTGACGGACTTGGAGCGCCTGGGGACGTAGGGGTCTGCAGAATGGGAAGGGTACGTTCCGAAGGTCCCAGCCTTCATGCCCCCAATCTGGAATAAAGAGAACACAAGAGGCTTCAAGGGCGGCACGGTGacgcagtgggtagcactgtcgcactacaagaaggtcctgggttcgaatcccaggttGGGCCCGGGCcatcccctttctgtgtggagtttgcatgctctccccgTGACTGTGTGGGTTTTTGTCTCTGGGTACTCCaggttcctcccacagtccaaagtcCACATGCAGGTAGGATAATCGGAGAATCTAAATTGCCtataggtgtgagtgaatggtgagtgaatagTGCGTGCGCCCTCCGatagactggcgacctgtccagggtgtattcccgcctctcgcccaatgcacgctgggattggctccagcaccccccccgcgaccctgcccagaaATAAGCAGGTCCAGATAATGGGTGGAAGATGCTTCAAGCATAGCTAATTCCTTCATGGCTTAAACTTCGTTACAAACGATCACTAGGTCACTACAAAGGACATCCCAGAAACCAGCAGAGAGTGTAACCTTTGACCCATTCGCAGGAAGCGCTCACCTTTTTGCTGGGCGAGCTCGGTTTGAACGGAACCACATGGTCCTTCTTTCCCTCGGACTGCTTCACAGGAGGCAAGGCCTTCTCCAGCCTGTAAGGATTGTTGTCGAAACAGTCCTTGGGGTGGAGATTCAAACGAAAGGGCCCTCCTTTCATCCTGGTCCTGTCTGAGACTATCTCCTTCTGAAAAACAATGGTCCCCACCCGGTTAAAATCAATAGCGACCGCAAACGAACTGCGATATAGAGTGATAACTATGAGGGATTGTTCCAGAAACTCAAGCTTACCTTCAtcatctctcttgctctgtcatAGGGCTCTGAGGAGTATGAATCAATTTTCGACAGGGTAACATTCGGATATCtgacatttaaagaaaataatgtaaacaaatgctctcagtcaaaaatgaaaacgcagcacactgtaacaaagaaaataagtaCATATAACATACCCATATCCGCTTCCTTTTTTAGGGGGGCTAGTTAGGATATTTTTTCCAGGTGATGTGTAAGGTTTCTTTGGAAGCTTTAGTGTGCTCATGGCCTGCACAGGTCCACCCAGGGTCCCATAGTAGCTGCCAATGCCTGACCTTCAACACACAGAGTCAAGCAGCTGTAGCATATCTCAAGAGCTGGAAAGCTGCATAATATCATGCTTCTATTTTCTTATGCCTGTTCACTTTAACTAATAACAGAAAGCACTCCTATTTCTTGGCAGCCATAGGTGAGTCTCAAAAAGCCTGGAACTGTTAATAGGATTACAAAGTCTTGGCAGACGTCTTATTCAGGAGGATCGGATCATATCGCTGGAAACTTGTGGTAACACGGAAACTGTTCTAATAGTTCATTTTATGTTCCTTTATTCAAATACAACATCTAACCACACTGATATCATATTTCAAATGCACTATGTTgccttgtatgtgtgtggcCATGCATTCATCTGTTCTCTGTGGATAAAAAAGCATTGGTTCAGATGACAGACTTGCATGCATGTCTGCCAAACTCACAGGCTGCACCATTGCCCATTATATCTGCATTGTTACTGAAACTGAATCCAGTTGCTCATTTCCACGTCAACAAAGGTTGCTACACGTCCAATATGATAATCACACGCACACGATGATCTCACAGACACATATCGAAAGTAACTTTCGCAACCTCACTAGCTGAACTCTCAGATAGGCCGGTTCCCACAAACGGCTGCGCGTTTTGTGAGAGGTCGCGGGGTACAGTCTTACGGTTTCTTTTCACCGTTGGTGGGCAGAAAGGCCTTCCCGATGTTCTTTTGGGCCTGTTGCATCCGGTACTGCCTGCGGAGCTTGATGGGGTCCGTGCTGGCCTCCTTCTCAAAGATCCTTTTGAACTGAGCGTCAAAGTAGCCCACCTGCAGTCCCGACTTCTTCTTCGGACTGCTGACAATCAtctgtttgcttttatgagcCGATTCATTGAAAGGtccttaaaaatacattgtaaataaaaatagctgtGAAATCTTCAGGTCATTTTCAAGTGTCTATGCTCAGAATATCATTTTAAAGGAGTCTTGATCTTTTAACCCTATAATGCACGTGTAGGCTATAGATTATGGTCATACTGGACTGTTCTATTTTTCTCTACTGGATGTTCTACAGATCACCCTCACACATtgaatcatttatatttgaTTTACATATACAGATAACGTATACGGCTGTCTTCTCTTTGGCTATTTAATCATAAATGAACATACTGGAAGTATTCGTGGTGTACTTGTCCCCGATGGTGATGTAGCCCATCTCTTTAAATAGACCCACGCGGTCCATATCAGTCTTCCCTTCCGGAGGCATATTTATCAGACCGATGATACTACTGAACACGGAAACAAAAAGATTCTTAGCTCCGCTGGTATTTctacagaaaaagaaagcagaaaaacaacGCTCAATTAATTCCTACATGCTTGCTTACCCTACttcaaaaatttgttttatttatactgtGAAATATGCTTGGGATAATATTTCACATAAAATGTTACATGTTTACCTCCttgaataaaattgaaaatacaCAACAGAAAAATACGAAGCATCTTCATTGCGCTTtagttttatataaatattatataaaaataaaagtttcaattgcaaaatgaacatttatctTTGTTTCATCTCCATCATTTTcattgctttaaaaatgcagagaTTACTTTGAGATTACTTTGCTTGAATTTGCTTAAATTACAGCCTAATTTCTAGACTGGAAACATTCTAAGTTAGTGTACTTACCAGCTACGTGCTGATAAGAGTAGGACCCATTCGGGAATTGTATACAGCGTGTTACCTTGGATTCCGGCATGGTGATCAGCTGACGTCAAAGGGGCGGTGGAAATGTAGTCGCACACGAAATCGTAGTGCAAAGCCCATTACTGTTTctgacaggaaaacaaaacatttcaaaatgtacagCCGAGATCGAACTTGGAAAGATACAAGTCTGAAATAGCGGGTTTTTTACATCAGCATAACGTAGGCTAACGTACTCCCTGTGAATCATAATAACGCTGTCTCGGATGTCGGTTCGTAGTGCATTGTGGAAGTTGTAGTTCTTaatggtttctttatttttgagtGACAGTATTACTGTAGGCCTATGTAGGCTATTGTAATATTTTGGGTTGCTATGCTGCACATTCAAGCTCAGACCTTCAACTATATATCCTCAGCGAACAGACTATTGCAGCAAAAAGTTTTTTCAGCATTTGCTGTCATTTGCCGGATTCTCCTGCCAATAATTACAATTTATCTACAACGCTGCATGCAAGCCACATAATGCTAGCTTTATAGTATTTCTTACAATCTGGCGAGAGTACAGACATGCAGCACTCATTGAACTGGGACAGATTCAGATGCTTTTTCGTAGGGATGTGCGCATTAGACTAACTTATTTTCTGCCACCATTTTACTTAATTATATAAACAAGAGACAACAAAATACTATACAACCAAGGCAATGGACAAGGACAAATAAATTACCATTTGCGAATGTAGAATGATCAAATTTACGCCAGTGCGTACGATGCACGGTTGCCATTGTGTGAACGATTGTTTGTGGTTGTCATGGAAAAACTCACCAGGCAACGGCGGACGCGTTTGTGAGTGCAACGCTTGTGCAAGGGCATGACAGATTACCAAGGGATGTTCAACAGGCAAAAATTGTATTCATGAGAGGTAGCTATGAAAACTAAGAAATCTAacgtatacatttttatttggattACATTGTCCTGCCAACACATTGAGACGACTGGATTTAGCGTGTCATACTCAAGTTCGTTGTCTCACGTTGTTTTGCCGTCCTTTTCTAGGTTCTGAAAAGGAATGGAATCGGATTTTGAAACCAATTCAAGAGAGAATCTTAAATCAGGACGGTTGATTAATGCCATCTCAAATGTCTACGGGGATGTAACACTCGGTGACACAGGTACAAAGCAACACATTTATCAAAATAGAAAGCTAACTTGGCACCTGAAAGTAAATATAACTGGATAACTACGGTAATGACTTCAGAAAGCAGTCATGTAGCCAGGTAACTTTGGGTCTATCACTATACCCTCTGTTCGTAATTTAGTGAGTTTGCGGACAGCTATAATTTAAGTGCGTAACTTTAGCCAATTCTCTGAATGGCCTGCAGATGTCCCTGTTCTGATACTTATGGAGGCGCTGGGTTTATGCGTCTTTTCTACGATATTTTGGGCTTGTGATCATAAGATTCCCCGACCCACTTTAGTTACGTATCCTAAGCAACGCGCAAGTGTTACAAGATCCTACATGTGACGAACCACATCATTCAAAGATTATTTAGAGATGATAACGTTAGAGTTGCTTATTAGATTATTGAAGCTGATACATGGGACtcatcattacattaaaatatacacacacagctccttcACAGTTATTTTATACGGCTTATGTTCAATAACTTCAGACACCTTTACTCTTAACATAGCAGCCACTCCGGAGTGCCGAGCTGTTCACGGATCATTTACAATTGAGAGTGGCACGCACGTGATCGAACAGGCCTGAAATTGACACTGACGAAGCAGATAATGTGTACTCGATAGTGATTATAAATACCGTTGATGCTGAAGCAGCGGACAGCGGCAGCTTGGTGGGGAAGGCGGAGATCTTCTTGAAGAGCAGGGCTGACCGCGGAGATGAGCAGGCCGTTTTTCTCCTGGGACAGCTCTACTACGAGGAGGTAAAAACTGCCGTTCCCTCGCCCCTGCTGCTTTTACTGGCCTAATTTGCAGATCTGAAGGACGGCGAGGTCACAAATACGCCGACGGAGCACTGTATACCAAGTCCCAAATCACATCAGTATACCAAACGCTGCCCAAAAACACTCTATTCATCCATCTGTATTCATGAGTGTATGGCCCAGGATACTAAAACAGGGGAAAAACTTTCTGGGTGTTTGATTAAATCTTTCTGGCATcagtttgattcatttattattcatggCTGCCTAGGATACATGCCAGGAATCAGTAGCTgtgatagatagacagatagaagtggggaaaaaatgtcagAATGAACCACTATGTCACTAATATCAAGAAAACCAAGATTGTGATATTGTCTGACATGGCAACAAAGTGGTTAGACTTCTAAGCTGGTTAATCCCTGTCGCCACAAGAATCAATATCCAATGATGGCAGCTTCACGTAAATACAGTAATTTATAAAAGTTGTGCACTGCCAATACAGTGATATCAGCATATTTGCTTTATATGCCATTATGTGAAACCACTTGGCACCTTTCAGATTCAGTAACTTCATGCAAATGGTAGTGTTGCATTGGAATTCTCTCGAACACTGgcacatttttttaaccttcCTTTTCTGCTCCAGTGTCAGTACGCAAAAGCCGAAGAAATATTTGACAGCATTAAAGACACGGACTCCAAGGCCCTCTACCAGCTTGCAGTGATGTACTTTGATGGCCTGGGCACCAGTGTGGACCTGGTGAGTACTGTGCGTTCGGCCGTTTGCTTGTCACAGTTAATACATGCGCACAGAAGCCACGGGCTTCTCCCTCAGTACAAATACCAACCCCCCTCGCAGCTTACAACAAATCCCTTACATCTTCTCTGTCAAAACGACTCATTGGGGGAATGATGTTTTCCTGAAAATAAGCAACAGTGGATGTGAAATACAGGGAATAACCTGCAGCATGCATAAATTGTGACCTGgagtgtacaaaaaaaaatgacaatgagaTAATAACCGTCTATCTGCAACATCTATGACACTATGGTGTCTTCACCTACCATAGAAACAAACTCTGTACACAGGCTTTTGAGATTATGGTTTTCGGTAATGAGATTTTCTTTGTCACGCTGTTTTGGGGCCGCAAATTAGATGACATTTGTCACGTCTTGTTTTTGGCCTGGACAGTCGAAGGCAGTGGAGTACATGAAGCGGGTTGCCAGTAGCAACGACCCTGAGGCGACCTCCGTGAAACAGTGCGCGCTGTTCAACCTCGGGGCGGCGTACCTGGAGGGGTACGGGGTCCGCCCCTCCCGGGAGGAGGCCGAGAGGTacgtacctgtacctgtacccgTTCGGGGAAAACGTCGGCGGTGCTCCTCTTcgcagtgctgtgtgtaaacCACGGTGGAAATGCCAGCTCCCAGCTTAAGATGGAATCTCACGGCAACcggcttctgctccagctgaaTACCGTCTGGGATTTGGTGGATGGTCCCTTGTCTGTACCTAGCTGGCCCACCGGCTGGACATGGTCTTGCCAGCACGGCTGATATCTCAGCCATCTTGATGCCAGCTTGACCATCTCCCAAAAACGCTTTAAAACCAGGCTGGGGCCAAGCTGGAATTCCCTCCAATCGCACGCTTGCGTTTGTGTGACTCCGCCCACCTCCTCCCCAGGTATTGGCTCCTTGCTGCAGAGGACGGAAGCCCCAGTGGCAGCGTGAAAGCTCAGAGCTCCCTCGGCCTCTTCTACTCCCACCCGGACACGCCGGATCTCAAAAAGGTGCGTTTGCCGGTCAGCAAATTGTAAAgaacctcttttttttgtttgtttgataaaGACGTGGATTAATCCTGCCTGTATACAGCTGCGGTCAAGACACGGCACCTTTAAGCCTTGATGAAGATCATGAAGCCATGAACgtgatttgtatttttaaataatttcctaCGAAACAGAACAAGAAAGGCTGTCTGGTGTAGGCTACCAATAAAAACGAAcctctatatttatttaaatagtcAAAGTCAAACCGAGGAtgtttgaagaaaaataagcaACAAATCTTTACATTCTTAGgctattatttataatttaaacatgTTCACACTAGCCTGCTATAcagcttttatgttttaattttttaacaagGCTGAACctgatttacatttaaaaataataagagCGGTACGGTTTTGTTGGGCGGTACCGAGCGTTTTTTTTGGCTCCAGGCGTTCTTCTGGCACTCCGAGGCTTGTGGGAACGGCAGCCTGGAGTCGCAGGGCGCGCTGGGGGTCATGTACCTGTACGGGCTCGGCATTCAGAAGGACCACCAGTCCGCCCTGCTCTGCCTGAAGGAGGCGTCGGAGAGGGGCAACGTCTACGCCACGGGCCACCTGGTGGCCTTCTACTACAGCCGCAAACTCTACTCCAACGCCACGGCCCTCGCCAAGAGGTACAGCACCGGGCAGGCCCCAATCATCACGTGTTACCCGTCCCAGAATGCTACTGTGGCGTAGAGGAGGCTACAAACCTGCTCTCACCCCAGATGAATGAAATAGGACAGGAAGGAAATGCTGGGTTGGTTTTCAGTACATATTGACCTCGCTGGAAGTGTAAtaatcactgtgatgtcatactgCAAAGCGTCGTCAACAACTCACACAatctgctcctcacacacagttCAGTTCCCTAGTTGCCCACGGCGACGCCTCGGCAGCACCACACTAGCGCGTGCGGCGAAAAACAGCGGCACGCCAATCAAACGCGCCCAACCGCAGAGAGGGGGCGCTGGAGAGGAGGCTGTTCGCTCGGAACGCGACAGAAAAGGCCACGCCCAGGAAAACAGCGtttagagccccccccccccccccccccacacccccctggTCCGGCCAACGGTTCCCACCCGCCGCAGCGTAAACACACGCTGTCCCTGCTAGTGAAGCGGCGTTGTGTGTGAAGCGCTGAGGGTACATGACACTCATTAACGGTTCAGACGCTAACACCGTCATAGCCGTCGTGTGTGCCGTGAGTCATCACGCATCCCCCCCcgttaatgagattaattagcTGTGGCACGTTAATTGCTTTGCCGAGTGCCGGTTTTGGCGAGTCGTGTTTGGAAGTGACTCACTTTCTGTGATTACTGTGGTTATCTGGACATAATCGAGGCCTGAAACCTTCTATTGGATACATAATGCATGtggaagttctttttttttttttttttttttttgttcagtggaAATGGAAATTTAAATTTGGCTGAAACAGGGGGGCTGGTTACATATTTAGAAGCAGAGCAATTCCAGGAAAATGAGACGGCTATAAATATGCACGAtctgttttgaaaatatagtgtaataataatataatactcACTCGGAGATAAATGCCTATGGatgctgcacacgcacacacacacacacacacacactgacattgGTGTACATGCACATAATGTATGCAtgaactgctctctctctctaaagacACTGGGCATAAATGGTTTCACACAGTGTTCATTTCAGAATATCAAACAGTGTTGCCACAAGTAAGGCGAACACGTTGTGCACCAAAAAGCCACACTGTCAGTGCTGATAGGGCGACACAACCATCAACTAATACCACAACGCAGCCAATCCCGGAGTCTTAGGACCTAGTGGACTCACAGAGTCTTATGTTGGAAACAGGATTTCCGAATACGGCCCGGAGGACATCGGTGCAATGGCGAGGAACATCGAGTGCCTGCCCGAGTACATCAGTAAGGGCATCGCCATGGCGATGTTCTACTACGCGCGCTGCCTGCAGCTGGGGAAGGGGGCCCAGCAGGACATGGAGGAGGCCAAGCGCTACTTCTCAAAGGTGAGCCCTCACACCCGTCACACACCTGGGACACACCTGTCCCACGCTACGAACCGCGCCGCCAACCCGGAAACGGCTACCTGCGACGAGCTCAGCTTCGCTGCTGTTAGCTGGGAGCAGCCTGGACTCAGTTTTACATCAGGTGTGCTATACAGGGTGCGTGGGGTTTGGGTGTTCGGACCAGAGAACTGCAGGTACTCTGCAAGTCAGTGGTAtgagggtgggcggggctacggtgggcggggctacaggCAGACTCCACCAGCCTGAGTCGGCTTCATGTATTCGAAGCGCAACACATTCGACGGCCTTCACAATTGTGAGCACGCACGTCAAAAGGAATCCTGGGAGTAGCGGGGTCCAGTTCCGCGACCCCGCGCAGTCAGATTTCCGCGGCGCTGAGGGTAACTGAATCACACACGGGTGTAATCTCGCCTCTCACCTCTCGCTACGACTCCTCACAGGCGGCTCAGATCAACCACGAAGTGTGCAAGGAGCTACAGACGGACGTCACCTACGAGAGGATGTAGACGAGGACGCCGTCTTCGGGAAGATTTAAATGTATGACACGCTACATCTACATTTATTGTGCCATGTCATTCCTAAACTGAATGTAGCCTTACTCTGCCAAATGAGGTCAGGTTAATATGTGACAAAGACGATACCTTTTTAGGGTTATAGTTGTGTATATTATCTAAGCTACAATACCAATTTGAAAGCCTTTCATAATTTTTCTTGTATTAATGCTGCACTGTAAACTTGTGTACCTCTGTCCTGACCATATGCTGCAATGGTATGCTAACGACATATGAATAGTCCTAttttaatgtacagtatgaggTGTCgggtctttttatttttattttttgtataagCGTTGTGCTGATAAGATCTTTGTGATATAAACATTCCCTGATTGTaccattttatattaataaaaaatgtgtccataaataaaaatgaacaaaatggagATACGCTTTGGCAATTTATTGCTTATAAATTCTCTAAACTATctttggtaaaaataaaaatctattccTATTCAACAATAAAATAGTCACAATGACTTTACATGACGTAttgcacaataaagccttttaatggacaccaaaaaaaaaaaaaaaagtttaaggaATGTTCAGAGGTCTGTGGACATCTTTCACTTACAACATTCATAATTCCACAACTATTCACAATAAATAAAGACCCACCCAGGCccgaaaacaaaaaactggcaCTCCGCAACAGACATTGGCAGTTAAATCTGTTTTCCAGCAAATGAACCAGAGGACCTTTCAAATGAAGTCGTAAGCCCATTGCCCCAGATTCTGAGAGTTACATCATCAAGTGCGTTCAGATAGTGGTGTATccgtggggggatggggggggggggggttaaagaaACTCGCTGATTTCTCTATACAGTAAGACCACACCCAGGACCACATTCATCAGACATAGTCAgagcaggagtgctgatctaggatcgtTTTTGGCCGGATGAAGTCGGGGAGGTGTTGAGGGGAAAACCTGGATCCTGGAGCAGCACTCCTAATGCGATGAGCTGGATTGAGTTATACGGGCCCAGACTGTGCAGTGTCTGTCGGGAGAACGGACGTGGAACGGGCCGCTCAGGTCTGCTCCAGCTCTGCACCGAGTTCAGGACACAGCTCTCTGAGGAACATCTCCAGGAGGATCTGAAATGAAGCCGGGACAGAATGATGTGCTTTTTATATACGGCTCACAATGCCTTACATACTGttcacaggaacaggaagtctgCTAATGACAGGGAAAGGATGACAAGAAAGCCCATTAtagacaaaaaaagtatttaagtATTATCTTACAATATAATTGTGCTGGTGTTAAAGCAGAGAAATATATTGCCAGATCTTTTTTGATTGGTTAACAATGCCTAACGATTTatggcagtggttcccaaccctgttccaggagatctgccttcctgtaggttttcatttctaaCAAGGCACACTTacaacagctagagatcctAATGAGCTGCTAAGGGTTgcttagggttgaaatgaaaacctataggacagtagatcttcaggaacagtgttgggaaCCATTGGTGTATGACTATTCACATAATTCCTGGTGGCGTATCAATTTATATTGATGATTTAGTTTTATAACGACATTAGCGAGCCAGCTAACAAGACAGCATTAGCgatgcacactcacatagaGGAGATGCTTGTTGGCACTGACTTCCTGTAGAGCGTTGAACACCTTGATGATGCCGTATCGACCATTCTGGTGTCCAACGAGGTTCTGTAGTGCATCTGACAGAAGGACATGTGCCCATCTTAAACCTCCACATCTCCACACCAGGATTCAGAATGTGGAGCACATTTCAATGGAACACAGCATTAAAACACCGCTAAGGAAAGCCAGCTTTGACTGCCTTCATTATGTGTTTTCACACATCTTGGCTGTCCGCTCCATTatagaaatggaatatactgaatATACAGTGAAATATATTAACAAGATGTTGTAACTGGACAGTCAGCATGGACCCACGCATCGTCAATAAAAACTTACCTGAATGTAGtgacaaatacatttcacagcagtATAATATATTGCAATAGCTGAAAGATTTGAATGTTTGCCCATTTATCATGATTCAGATACTGCATTATATTTATACTGCTGTGAAATGTATCTGTGAATGCCTTCAGGAAGGTTCTCATTGACAATGCGTGGGTCCATGCTGACTGTACAGTATTGGAAGCAGTTGAAAGCATCGATGGAGGGGAACACGATGAGCAGCATACCTAATTACTCTCTCTTGTTGTGCTGTCAACCCCACTCCAATTTCCCCCCAATTAGTTCTGAGGGTAATTAGTTTTAATTAAAGCGGAAGGCCAACGGCGGAACGACGCGTCCGTCGTTCAACATTAAAACGGCTCCCGGCGCACCTCGTTCTCTCTCCCACGCAGGTCGTCGCTTCGCGGGATCGGCGAAGATCCGCGAAGCGCCGCGTTTTTAAATTCGGCACAGACAGCGAGGCGGGCGGACGGCGAGAGTGGAAGATCCAGGTGTGGACAGAGAGGGCGTTAGAAGAagaagatatacttttattgaaccccgtggggtaatttgtcctctgcatttgacccatcctagttacttaggagcagtgggcagctgcctctcttgtgctgcgcccggggaccaactccagttctgaggccagtgccttggtcaagggtacCCGCAGGAACGCACCTagcatgcatgtctttgagtgtgggaggaaaccggagtacccggagtaaacccacgcgaacacggggagaacacgcaaactccgcacagaaaggccccaagccgagattcgaacccacgaccttcttgctgcgaggcgacagtgctaaccactatgccaccgtgtccGCCGTACCTGGGACGTTGTCCAGCAGCTTCTGTTGCGCCCGCTCCTTGGTCTCCTGGCGCTCGGCCTCCGaccgcgcggcggcggccggCGCCAGCTTCCCGCCGGGCCAGAAGGCGTCGCGGAAAACGTTGATGTAGTACACCAGCATCTGCTCGCTGAAGATCCAGTGCACCGTGTCCCGAATCTGCCTGAGGACGGGGAACAGGGCTCTGAGATGAGACCGCAACACAAGCGCAGTgcggtgcagaggtgcaaaatccagggtcagaaagtaaattagcagctcaacgaaattcctagctgttgaataaggtgtgctttgttagagttggaaTGAATgcgtattttgttccagtcacctggatttgccaaTCAGCACTATTTTTCAGCCAgaaggtagaactaattagtgaattcagctggctgagtttatgggtggaagaaacacctGGCATGACTTCTGACCCCTGAACTGTGCAGCTCTGCTGCAGTGGATGCTCAATAGATGACATTATACATCAGGATAAAACTCCACATTAGTATTCCTGATGAAAAACAGATTCTGGTTACCCGCGCgcaaaataaacacagccaGACAGAGCAGCGTCTGAGATCCTTTGCTCTGTTCGGCGACAAAGGTTGACAGGTCGCGTAACGAACAAGCGGTAGAAACGGAAGGAGCGTCACCGTGAAAACACGATTACTCCAAAGGCCGCAATAAGCTTTTAACATCCCAGAGCAAAATCCTTTGCAAAGAGGCCATCAGTAACTGTAAACAACGGGGCAAGCTATCATCATCCAGTGATAAATGCTAATCACAGGGCGGAGAAAT is part of the Anguilla anguilla isolate fAngAng1 chromosome 7, fAngAng1.pri, whole genome shotgun sequence genome and encodes:
- the c7h4orf47 gene encoding UPF0602 protein C4orf47 homolog isoform X2, which translates into the protein MPPEGKTDMDRVGLFKEMGYITIGDKYTTNTSRPFNESAHKSKQMIVSSPKKKSGLQVGYFDAQFKRIFEKEASTDPIKLRRQYRMQQAQKNIGKAFLPTNGEKKPSGIGSYYGTLGGPVQAMSTLKLPKKPYTSPGKNILTSPPKKGSGYGYPNVTLSKIDSYSSEPYDRAREMMKKEIVSDRTRMKGGPFRLNLHPKDCFDNNPYRLEKALPPVKQSEGKKDHVVPFKPSSPSKKIGGMKAGTFGTYPSHSADPYVPRRSKSVSTSKDGKIFHPSPGPKSMPVTSILNMNVRKVINSANYTAAPSVMAY
- the c7h4orf47 gene encoding UPF0602 protein C4orf47 homolog isoform X1, whose product is MFILQLKLLFLYNIYIKLKRNEDASYFSVVYFQFYSRRNTSGAKNLFVSVFSSIIGLINMPPEGKTDMDRVGLFKEMGYITIGDKYTTNTSRPFNESAHKSKQMIVSSPKKKSGLQVGYFDAQFKRIFEKEASTDPIKLRRQYRMQQAQKNIGKAFLPTNGEKKPSGIGSYYGTLGGPVQAMSTLKLPKKPYTSPGKNILTSPPKKGSGYGYPNVTLSKIDSYSSEPYDRAREMMKKEIVSDRTRMKGGPFRLNLHPKDCFDNNPYRLEKALPPVKQSEGKKDHVVPFKPSSPSKKIGGMKAGTFGTYPSHSADPYVPRRSKSVSTSKDGKIFHPSPGPKSMPVTSILNMNVRKVINSANYTAAPSVMAY
- the lrp2bp gene encoding LRP2-binding protein isoform X2 — its product is MESDFETNSRENLKSGRLINAISNVYGDVTLGDTAADSGSLVGKAEIFLKSRADRGDEQAVFLLGQLYYEECQYAKAEEIFDSIKDTDSKALYQLAVMYFDGLGTSVDLSKAVEYMKRVASSNDPEATSVKQCALFNLGAAYLEGYGVRPSREEAERYWLLAAEDGSPSGSVKAQSSLGLFYSHPDTPDLKKAFFWHSEACGNGSLESQGALGVMYLYGLGIQKDHQSALLCLKEASERGNVYATGHLVAFYYSRKLYSNATALAKRISEYGPEDIGAMARNIECLPEYISKGIAMAMFYYARCLQLGKGAQQDMEEAKRYFSKAAQINHEVCKELQTDVTYERM
- the lrp2bp gene encoding LRP2-binding protein isoform X3, translating into MESDFETNSRENLKSGRLINAISNVYGDVTLGDTADSGSLVGKAEIFLKSRADRGDEQAVFLLGQLYYEECQYAKAEEIFDSIKDTDSKALYQLAVMYFDGLGTSVDLSKAVEYMKRVASSNDPEATSVKQCALFNLGAAYLEGYGVRPSREEAERYWLLAAEDGSPSGSVKAQSSLGLFYSHPDTPDLKKAFFWHSEACGNGSLESQGALGVMYLYGLGIQKDHQSALLCLKEASERGNVYATGHLVAFYYSRKLYSNATALAKRISEYGPEDIGAMARNIECLPEYISKGIAMAMFYYARCLQLGKGAQQDMEEAKRYFSKAAQINHEVCKELQTDVTYERM
- the lrp2bp gene encoding LRP2-binding protein isoform X1 — encoded protein: MESDFETNSRENLKSGRLINAISNVYGDVTLGDTVIINTVDAEAADSGSLVGKAEIFLKSRADRGDEQAVFLLGQLYYEECQYAKAEEIFDSIKDTDSKALYQLAVMYFDGLGTSVDLSKAVEYMKRVASSNDPEATSVKQCALFNLGAAYLEGYGVRPSREEAERYWLLAAEDGSPSGSVKAQSSLGLFYSHPDTPDLKKAFFWHSEACGNGSLESQGALGVMYLYGLGIQKDHQSALLCLKEASERGNVYATGHLVAFYYSRKLYSNATALAKRISEYGPEDIGAMARNIECLPEYISKGIAMAMFYYARCLQLGKGAQQDMEEAKRYFSKAAQINHEVCKELQTDVTYERM